In Salvia hispanica cultivar TCC Black 2014 unplaced genomic scaffold, UniMelb_Shisp_WGS_1.0 HiC_scaffold_105, whole genome shotgun sequence, one DNA window encodes the following:
- the LOC125197884 gene encoding uncharacterized protein LOC125197884 yields MGKSIRSKREKRLRSIRREMVEPINDKKDAAKLAIQEAALAAPKLPVKPTRADDDASVSIAAMEVETAADDNQSSKFLKPIGNKLKKKIKIVKKKSHGKGKIRRKNV; encoded by the coding sequence ATGGGAAAATCGATTAGATCGAAGAGGGAGAAGAGGCTGAGGTCGATTAGGAGGGAGATGGTTGAGCCGATTAACGACAAGAAGGACGCCGCCAAGCTAGCCATCCAGGAGGCCGCCCTCGCCGCTCCCAAGCTCCCAGTTAAACCCACCCGCGCCGACGACGATGCCTCCGTCTCTATCGCCGCCATGGAAGTCGAGACTGCTGCGGATGATAATCAGAGTTCCAAATTCCTCAAACCTATTGGAAACAAGCTCAAGAAGAAGATTAAGATTGTCAAGAAAAAGTCCCACGGCAAGGGAAAAATCAGAAGGAAAAACGTGTAA
- the LOC125197886 gene encoding uncharacterized protein LOC125197886 encodes MASPASDAGRPACLSSLSQNLHPTVPYLAAPPSLSVSLSVSLSLSSTPPGSATAPPARTPTCFLYLSVSLSLGLASAALASAASDAGRRSCLPPPLLDARSPPTSAVQAPIRRVRGEGCSGVPFGVAAASWVAAGGSSDGGGCWGQQRGGWMPETAAGRRWLLRGQRGGGGCFRWLGVFMNSKELSPHFHLMLDINLDERVRGFKNDNMFWCSSL; translated from the exons ATGGCGTCGCCGGCGAGCGACGCCGGCCGGCCTGCCTGCCTCTcgtctctctctcaaaatcTCCATCCAACCGTCCCCTATCTCGCGgctcctccctctctctcgGTCTCACTCTcggtttctctctctctctcttctactCCGCCGGGTTCAGCCACGGCGCCGCCGGCGAGGACGCCGACGTGTTTCCTCTATCTCTCAGTCTCGCTTTCTCTCGGTCTTGCCTCAGCCGCCTTGGCGTCGGCGGCGAGCGACGCCGGCCGCCGGTCGTGTCTGCCTCCTCCTCTCCTCGACGCCCGTTCACCTCCGACCTCCGCCGTCCAG GCGCCGATTCGCCGAGTGAGGGGAGAAGGGTGTAGCGGGGTTCCTTTCGGGGTAGCTGCGGCGTCGTGGGTGGCTGCCGGAGGCAGCAGCGATGGCGGTGGCTGCTGGGGACAGCAGCGGGGCGGCTGGATGCCGGAGACAGCAGCGGGGCGGCGGTGGCTGCTCCGAGGGCAGCGAGGCGGGGGTGGCTGTTTTCGGTGGCTCGGTGTTTTCATGAACTCTAAAGAGCTAAGTCCACATTTTCATCTTATGCTCGATATTAACTTGGATGAGAGAGTTCGTGGTTTCAAGAATGACAACATGTTTTGGTGTTCAAGTCTATAA